A genomic window from Aquipuribacter nitratireducens includes:
- a CDS encoding TldD/PmbA family protein has protein sequence MPGSRGVDADFLALPLDALVDAALQEARDAGATYAAVRVQRSRDRVVRVRDRAVEGVHDTVRVGVSVRVVLDGAWGFAATGDLTPEAARAAATVAVRGARVARPLVHRPVELADAPVEQGTWVSPYDVDPFDVPAAEQAAVLVGWCGDVLATGGTHADALVHSVKEQKLYADLAGTRTVQQRVRVQPEVTAVVVADDGRADTMRSLTAPSARGWEHVVAPGGCTAEAPTLAPLAAEKLAAPSVEPGRYDLVIDPTQLWLTVHESVAHATELDRAFGYEAAYAGTSFATPDGLGTRRYGSDLMTVTGDRTEPHGLSSLGWDDEGVPAQRWDIVRDGRHVGYQLDRAMAAERGERSNGCAYADEPLHAPLQRMPNVSLAADPAGPASLEALVAGVEDGILVVGDRSWSIDMQRFNFQFTAQRFHRIRSGRLDGMLRDVAYQASTPDFWSRLAAVGGPGTWSLQGALNCGKGQPGQAAPVSHGCPAVVVTDVSVLNTEEEGR, from the coding sequence ACCGGGTCGTCCGCGTCCGCGACCGCGCTGTCGAGGGCGTCCACGACACCGTGCGGGTCGGCGTGAGCGTGCGGGTCGTGCTCGACGGGGCGTGGGGCTTCGCCGCCACCGGCGACCTCACCCCGGAGGCGGCGCGCGCCGCCGCCACCGTGGCCGTGCGCGGCGCCCGGGTCGCCCGCCCGCTCGTGCACCGTCCCGTCGAGCTCGCCGACGCCCCGGTCGAGCAGGGCACGTGGGTGTCGCCGTACGACGTCGACCCCTTCGACGTGCCGGCGGCCGAGCAGGCCGCCGTGCTCGTCGGCTGGTGCGGCGACGTCCTCGCCACCGGCGGGACGCACGCCGACGCGCTCGTCCACAGCGTGAAGGAGCAGAAGCTGTACGCCGACCTCGCCGGCACCCGGACGGTGCAGCAGCGGGTCCGCGTCCAGCCGGAGGTCACCGCCGTCGTCGTCGCCGACGACGGCCGCGCCGACACGATGCGCAGCCTCACCGCGCCGTCCGCGCGGGGCTGGGAGCACGTCGTCGCCCCCGGCGGCTGCACCGCCGAGGCCCCGACCCTCGCGCCCCTCGCGGCGGAGAAGCTCGCCGCCCCGTCGGTGGAGCCAGGACGCTACGACCTCGTCATCGACCCCACCCAGCTGTGGCTGACCGTCCACGAGTCCGTCGCCCACGCCACGGAGCTCGACCGCGCCTTCGGCTACGAGGCGGCGTACGCGGGCACGTCGTTCGCGACGCCCGACGGGCTCGGCACCCGCCGCTACGGCAGCGACCTCATGACCGTCACGGGCGACCGGACCGAGCCGCACGGGCTGTCGAGCCTCGGCTGGGACGACGAGGGCGTGCCCGCCCAGCGCTGGGACATCGTCCGCGACGGCCGCCACGTCGGCTACCAGCTCGACCGGGCGATGGCGGCGGAGCGCGGGGAGCGCTCGAACGGGTGCGCGTACGCCGACGAGCCCCTCCACGCGCCGCTGCAGCGCATGCCGAACGTGTCCCTCGCCGCCGACCCCGCCGGTCCCGCGTCGCTCGAGGCGCTCGTCGCCGGCGTGGAGGACGGGATCCTCGTCGTCGGCGACCGGTCGTGGTCGATCGACATGCAGCGCTTCAACTTCCAGTTCACGGCCCAGCGCTTCCACCGGATCCGCTCCGGGCGGCTCGACGGGATGCTCCGTGACGTCGCGTACCAGGCGAGCACGCCGGACTTCTGGTCGCGGCTCGCCGCGGTCGGGGGCCCCGGCACGTGGTCGCTGCAGGGGGCGCTCAACTGCGGCAAGGGGCAGCCGGGCCAGGCGGCCCCGGTGAGCCACGGCTGCCCGGCGGTGGTCGTGACGGACGTGTCGGTGCTCAACACCGAGGAGGAGGGCCGGTGA